A genomic region of Metopolophium dirhodum isolate CAU chromosome 1, ASM1992520v1, whole genome shotgun sequence contains the following coding sequences:
- the LOC132933154 gene encoding uncharacterized protein LOC132933154 yields MPWTIVCFEEENCVEIVPDYWFKNGCCAWPKKSIKNYKKFVDRHIEPNEIDFDYFKARSMSHNIVSLHDARAKLKIAEETSELSTFENEKSTRSERHRQPDYSYNIKHKEKTKMPKQSRNRNFNDSEGISIEDPPVLNSSDGDVLDDDNVLNSPSGKWNVSKIDNNTMIVGTSKKRLDFTNTHTPKSSIKKSPNYSPSLRKLKKVPSNSTSDFEIITNEERRDGNSKSLLSLPNSNSKKIRNNGYFESHLSSLTGENNMNKNDSNSETGNNYSTLIDVVNQLVRSTGNLKYEIRELSKKIDSSENIMMNYIADNYHSIPRSNNADNNYIEDDVYCFPLTTIEELNTFEEKLSSDNIFCKKMISELSRLERSTISETTRQIMSKIFHDNLLTQFSYQGQKKKRVFSILKTCTIRSIRKYNNCPEIDVLKPMKVYMANAKSREDGKQKKINDNQEPQLST; encoded by the exons atgccGTGGACTATTGTATGTTTTGAAGAGGAAAACTGCGTCGAAATAGTGCCTGATTATTGGTTTAAAAATGGTTGTTGTGCGTGGCCAAAAaagagtataaaaaattataaaaaatttgttgatCGCCATATTGAACCTAATGAAATAGATTTTGACTATTTCAAGGCAAGGTCCATGTCTCACAATATTG ttagttTACATGATGCACGGGCAAAACTAAAAATTGCTGAAGAAACATCAGAATTATCtacttttgaaaatgaaaagtCAACTCGAAGTGAACGGCACCGTCAACCTGATTACTcttataacattaaacataaagaaaaaactaagATGCCAAAGCAGTCAagaaatagaaattttaatGATTCTGAAGGAATTTCTATTGAAGATCCTCCTGTACTCAACAGTAGTGacg gtgaTGTATTAGATGatgataatgtattaaattCTCCATCAGGGAAATGGAATGTatctaaaatagataataataccaTGATAGTTGGAACCAGTAAAAAAAGACTTGATTTTACTAATACACATACACCCAAATCATCAATTAAAAAATCACCAAATTATTCGCCAAGTctaagaaaactaaaaaaag TTCCATCTAACTCAACATCAGACtttgaaattattacaaatgaAGAGAGACGAGACGGAAACTCCAAATCACTATTATCTTTGcctaatagtaatagtaaaaaaattagaaataacgGATACTTTGAATCACATTTGTCATCTCTCac aggtgaaaataatatgaataaaaatgacTCAAATTCTGAAACAGGAAACAATTACTCGACACTTATAG ACGTTGTAAATCAACTGGTACGCTCAACTGGAAatcttaaatatgaaataagagAACTGAGTAAAAAAATTGACTCTTCAGAAAACATCATGATGAATTATATTGCAGACAATTATCATTCTATTCCACGTTCCAACAATGCAGATAATAATTACATAGAAGATGATGTGTATTGCTTTCCATTAACAACAATTGAAGAATTAAACACTTTTGAAGAAAAGCTGTCTTctgacaatatattttgtaaaaaaatg ATCAGTGAATTGTCAAGATTAGAAAGATCAACTATTTCAGAAACAACTAGACAAATCATGTCTAAAATCTTTCATGACAATTTGCTTACACAGTTCTCGTACCAAGGCCAAAAGAAAAAACGAGTGTTCTCTATACTGAAAACAT GTACTATAAGaagtattagaaaatataacaattgtCCAGAGATAGATGTATTGAAGCCAATGAAAGTGTATATGGCTAATGCTAAAAGCCGGgaagatggaaaacaaaaaaaaatcaatgacaaTCAGGAACCGCaattatctacataa
- the LOC132933155 gene encoding uncharacterized protein LOC132933155 produces MKKKDNISERLRSKDFDVEVFNSLTFRQGDGVVTIKTPFEEKGKDLWVLSHYKVTNIENVPVKDRWKFSEATVRLYTTDESKDQTLHTGLNETMQIIFDKLLTDPKRQTIKSKTVV; encoded by the exons atgaaaaagaa AGATAATATCAGCGAACGCTTGAGATCAAAagattttgatgttgaagtatttaattCGCTAACATTCAGACAAGGAGATGGCGTTGTGACAATAAAGACGCCTTTTGAAGAAAAAGGAAAGGATCTTTGGGTGCTAAGTCATTATAAGGTTACTAACATCGAGAATGTACCAGTAAAGGACAg atGGAAGTTCAGTGAAGCTACTGTTAGATTGTACACGACCGACGAATCAAAAGATCAAACACTTCATACTGGTCTTAATGAGacaatgcaaattatatttgataaattactaacCGATCCAAAGCGTCAAACTATTAAAAGCAAGAcggttgtttga